In Streptomyces violaceusniger Tu 4113, one DNA window encodes the following:
- a CDS encoding acetoacetate--CoA ligase yields MTTAAHSDHRPQPLWQPGADRIDRSRLTAFHAWAAERHGAPAPTEDDPAASYAALHRWSVGELETFWQAVAEWFEVRFTTPYERVLADATMPGARWFPGATLNYAEHALRAAEDPARADEPALLHVDETNDPRPVSWAELRGQVGAVAAELRRLGVRPGDRVSGYVPNIPQATVALLATAAVGAVWTSCAPDFGARSVLDRFQQVEPVVLFTIDGYRYGGKTHDRTKTVAELRAELPTLRAVVHIPLLGTPAPEGALVWDDVVREPAEPVFEPLPFDHPLWVLYSSGTTGLPKAIVQSQGGILLEHLKQLGLHCDLGPGDRFFWYTSTGWMMWNFLVSGLLVGATVVLYDGSPGHPDTAAQWRVAERTGTTLYGTSAAYVMACRKADVHPGRDFDLSRIKCVATTGSPLPPDGFRWIHDEVAEDMWIASVSGGTDVCSCFAGAVPTLPVYIGELQAPGLGTDLQAWDPQGEPVVDEVGELIVARPMPSMPVRFWNDPDGSRYRDSYFEMFPGAWRHGDWITLTSRGTVVIHGRSDSTLNRQGVRMGSADIYEAVERLPEIRESLVIGVEQPDGGYWMPLFVHLVPGATLDEELLSRIKTTIRTQLSPRHVPDEIIEVPGVPHTLTGKRIEVPVKRLLQGTSLDKAVNPGSVDDVELLRYYERLAEEKRGSAGA; encoded by the coding sequence ATGACCACCGCAGCGCACTCCGACCATCGGCCACAGCCCCTGTGGCAGCCCGGCGCGGACCGGATCGACCGGTCCCGGCTGACCGCCTTCCACGCCTGGGCGGCCGAGCGTCACGGCGCGCCCGCGCCCACCGAGGACGACCCGGCCGCGAGCTACGCCGCGCTGCACCGCTGGTCGGTGGGGGAGCTGGAGACCTTCTGGCAGGCGGTCGCCGAATGGTTCGAGGTGCGCTTCACCACCCCGTACGAACGGGTGCTCGCCGACGCCACCATGCCCGGCGCCCGCTGGTTCCCCGGCGCCACCCTCAACTACGCCGAGCACGCCCTGCGCGCCGCCGAGGACCCCGCCCGCGCCGACGAGCCCGCACTGCTCCACGTCGACGAGACCAATGACCCGCGCCCGGTGAGCTGGGCCGAACTGCGCGGCCAGGTCGGCGCCGTCGCCGCCGAGCTGCGCCGCCTCGGCGTCCGCCCCGGCGACCGGGTCAGCGGCTATGTCCCCAACATCCCCCAGGCCACCGTCGCGCTCCTGGCCACCGCCGCCGTCGGCGCCGTATGGACCTCCTGCGCCCCCGACTTCGGCGCCCGCAGCGTCCTGGACCGCTTCCAGCAGGTCGAACCGGTGGTGCTCTTCACCATCGACGGCTACCGCTACGGCGGAAAGACCCACGACCGCACCAAGACCGTGGCCGAGCTCCGCGCCGAGCTGCCCACCCTGCGCGCCGTCGTCCACATCCCGCTGCTGGGCACCCCCGCCCCCGAGGGCGCGCTCGTCTGGGACGACGTCGTCCGCGAGCCGGCGGAGCCGGTCTTCGAGCCGCTGCCCTTCGACCACCCCCTGTGGGTGCTCTACTCCTCCGGCACCACCGGCCTGCCCAAGGCGATCGTCCAGTCCCAGGGCGGCATCCTGCTCGAACACCTCAAGCAACTCGGCCTCCACTGCGACCTCGGCCCCGGCGACCGCTTCTTCTGGTACACCTCCACCGGCTGGATGATGTGGAACTTCCTGGTGTCCGGGCTGCTGGTCGGCGCCACCGTGGTCCTCTACGACGGCAGCCCCGGCCATCCGGACACCGCCGCCCAGTGGCGCGTCGCCGAGCGCACCGGGACCACGCTCTACGGCACCTCCGCCGCGTACGTCATGGCCTGCCGCAAGGCCGATGTCCACCCGGGCCGCGACTTCGACCTCTCCCGCATCAAATGCGTCGCCACCACCGGCTCCCCACTGCCGCCCGACGGCTTCCGGTGGATCCACGACGAGGTGGCCGAGGACATGTGGATCGCCTCCGTCAGCGGCGGCACCGATGTGTGCAGCTGCTTCGCGGGCGCCGTGCCCACCCTCCCCGTCTACATCGGCGAACTGCAGGCCCCCGGCCTCGGCACCGACCTCCAGGCCTGGGACCCACAGGGCGAACCGGTGGTCGACGAGGTCGGCGAGCTCATCGTCGCCCGCCCCATGCCGTCGATGCCGGTCCGCTTCTGGAACGACCCCGACGGCAGCCGCTACCGCGACAGCTACTTCGAGATGTTCCCCGGCGCGTGGCGCCACGGCGACTGGATCACCCTGACCTCGCGCGGCACCGTGGTCATCCACGGCCGCTCGGACTCCACCCTCAACCGGCAGGGCGTCCGAATGGGCTCCGCCGACATCTACGAGGCGGTCGAACGGCTCCCGGAGATCCGCGAATCCCTCGTCATCGGCGTCGAACAACCCGACGGCGGCTACTGGATGCCACTCTTCGTCCACCTCGTCCCCGGCGCCACGCTGGACGAGGAACTCCTGAGCCGCATCAAGACCACCATCCGCACCCAGCTCTCCCCACGCCACGTCCCGGACGAGATCATCGAGGTCCCCGGCGTCCCGCACACCCTGACCGGCAAACGCATCGAGGTCCCGGTCAAGCGCCTCCTCCAGGGCACCTCCCTGGACAAGGCGGTCAACCCGGGCTCGGTGGACGACGTGGAGCTCCTGCGGTACTACGAACGCCTGGCGGAGGAGAAGCGCGGCTCGGCTGGAGCTTGA
- a CDS encoding glycoside hydrolase family 31 protein, which produces MDARDLVRSEKLVRSVKVICTAQGLRSLRSAWRRRRSDAVGLPRRGTELARVPGEVEGADPEPGGGVVRFARSSLRVRVTTGGAVFCGWDGAEPEPSYALDGPCPEADERAELEPDTGGGWRVVSERVTVMVSRTGRVEVRTPGGVVLRRDLPPRWWEPAGAPGPAEPGAGVGGEGARWMQRSEVAADARFFGLGGRASGPRLRDGVYRLWNTDPGGSFEPGDDPLYLTMPVQLVVADAGTHLVFHDNSWDGSVTLREGEEGAGSGHDRPGSCRTRMDGGPLRYWVIVGTPARVLHGWAALTGAPAVPPQWALGHHHARWGFGDAAEVRRVVAGYRERDLPLSALHLDIDHYADHRVFTVDGAHFPDLPGLAAELLEDGVRLVSIVDPAVKAEPGDAVYASGAAENVFVRDTRGHEVRGVVWPGESVFPDFTDPRVRKWWGGLYAERLAQGFSGVWHDMNEPVSFAAFGETTLPRSARHALEGRGGDHREAHNVYALAMARAGYEGLCELRPDERPFLFSRSGWAGLQRYGGSWSGDVATGWAGLRASLSLVIGLGLSGVPYSGPDIGGFTGFPSPELYLRWFQLGAYLPLFRTHSAISAGRREPWEFGSEVLEHAAAALRERQRLMPYFTTLAQLAARTGAPYVRPVWWRTPKDRALRDCEDAFLLGDALLVAPVLEEGTRRRPVRLPRGRWYDTVTGRAYDGPGKVVLDAPLSGIPVLARAGSVVPVTGPDGGVELEVWTPCQGRKGSGAGTLAVETGDGWEKPELLRFATRLRDGALTVEREGGGEVGYPVRIRGEAPLEESKPPRRTS; this is translated from the coding sequence ATGGATGCGCGTGACCTGGTGCGGTCGGAAAAGCTGGTGCGGTCGGTGAAGGTGATCTGCACGGCGCAGGGGCTGCGGTCACTGCGCTCGGCCTGGCGGCGTCGGCGTTCCGACGCGGTGGGGCTGCCCCGCCGGGGCACCGAGCTGGCCCGGGTGCCGGGTGAGGTGGAGGGGGCCGATCCGGAGCCGGGGGGCGGGGTGGTGCGGTTCGCCAGGTCCTCGCTGCGGGTGCGGGTGACCACGGGTGGCGCGGTGTTCTGCGGCTGGGACGGGGCCGAGCCGGAGCCGTCGTACGCGCTGGACGGGCCCTGTCCGGAGGCGGACGAGCGGGCGGAGCTGGAGCCGGACACCGGCGGCGGCTGGCGGGTGGTCTCCGAGCGGGTCACGGTGATGGTGTCGCGGACCGGCAGGGTGGAGGTGCGCACCCCGGGCGGGGTGGTGCTGCGGCGGGATCTGCCGCCGCGCTGGTGGGAACCGGCCGGGGCGCCCGGGCCCGCGGAGCCGGGAGCGGGGGTGGGCGGGGAGGGCGCGCGCTGGATGCAGCGGTCCGAAGTGGCGGCGGACGCACGGTTCTTCGGGCTCGGCGGACGGGCGTCGGGGCCGCGGCTGCGGGACGGGGTGTACCGGCTGTGGAACACCGATCCGGGCGGCAGCTTCGAGCCGGGGGACGATCCGCTGTATCTGACCATGCCGGTGCAACTGGTGGTGGCCGACGCGGGCACCCATCTGGTGTTCCACGACAACTCCTGGGACGGCTCGGTCACCCTGCGGGAGGGCGAGGAGGGCGCCGGCTCGGGCCACGACCGGCCCGGCAGTTGCCGGACGCGGATGGACGGCGGCCCGCTGCGCTACTGGGTGATCGTGGGCACCCCGGCGCGGGTGCTGCACGGCTGGGCGGCGCTGACGGGCGCCCCGGCCGTCCCGCCGCAGTGGGCCCTCGGCCATCACCACGCGCGCTGGGGGTTCGGCGACGCGGCGGAGGTCCGGCGGGTGGTGGCGGGCTACCGGGAGCGGGATCTGCCGCTGTCCGCGCTGCATCTGGACATCGACCACTACGCCGACCACCGGGTGTTCACGGTGGACGGGGCGCACTTTCCCGATCTGCCGGGGCTCGCCGCCGAGCTGCTCGAGGACGGGGTGCGGCTGGTGTCGATCGTCGACCCCGCGGTGAAGGCGGAGCCGGGCGACGCGGTGTACGCGAGCGGGGCGGCGGAGAACGTCTTCGTGCGCGACACCCGGGGCCATGAGGTGCGCGGAGTGGTGTGGCCGGGCGAATCGGTGTTCCCCGACTTCACCGATCCGCGGGTGCGCAAGTGGTGGGGCGGGCTGTACGCGGAGCGGCTGGCGCAGGGCTTCTCCGGGGTGTGGCACGACATGAACGAGCCGGTGTCGTTCGCCGCCTTCGGGGAGACCACCCTGCCGCGCTCGGCCCGGCACGCCCTGGAGGGCCGGGGCGGCGACCACCGCGAGGCGCACAACGTCTACGCGCTGGCGATGGCGCGGGCCGGCTACGAGGGGCTGTGCGAACTGCGCCCCGACGAACGGCCGTTTCTCTTCTCGCGCTCGGGGTGGGCGGGGCTGCAGCGGTACGGGGGGAGCTGGTCCGGCGATGTGGCCACGGGCTGGGCGGGGCTGCGGGCCTCGCTGTCGCTGGTGATCGGGCTCGGCCTGTCCGGGGTGCCGTATTCGGGGCCCGACATCGGCGGCTTCACCGGCTTTCCGTCCCCGGAGCTGTATCTGCGCTGGTTCCAACTGGGCGCGTATCTGCCGCTGTTCCGCACTCATTCGGCGATCTCGGCGGGGCGGCGGGAGCCGTGGGAGTTCGGCTCGGAGGTGCTGGAGCACGCGGCGGCGGCGCTGCGCGAACGGCAGCGGCTCATGCCCTACTTCACGACACTGGCGCAGCTGGCTGCCCGCACCGGCGCCCCGTATGTCCGCCCCGTATGGTGGCGGACGCCCAAGGACCGCGCGCTGCGCGACTGCGAGGACGCCTTTCTGCTGGGCGACGCGCTGCTGGTGGCGCCGGTCCTGGAGGAGGGCACCCGCCGGCGGCCGGTGCGACTGCCGCGCGGCCGCTGGTACGACACGGTGACCGGCCGGGCGTACGACGGCCCGGGCAAGGTGGTGCTGGACGCCCCGCTGTCGGGCATCCCGGTACTGGCCCGGGCCGGTTCGGTGGTTCCGGTGACGGGGCCGGACGGCGGGGTGGAGCTGGAGGTATGGACACCGTGCCAGGGCCGTAAGGGCTCGGGGGCGGGCACGCTGGCCGTGGAGACGGGCGACGGCTGGGAGAAGCCGGAACTGCTGCGGTTCGCCACCCGGCTGCGGGACGGTGCGCTGACGGTAGAGCGGGAGGGCGGTGGCGAGGTGGGATATCCGGTGCGGATACGGGGCGAGGCACCGCTGGAGGAGAGCAAGCCGCCGCGTCGCACGAGTTGA
- a CDS encoding serine hydrolase domain-containing protein: MSAFDKYLHAVIVRATHEVHEDGSATIDAHHLLLSLAADQGSTAQRVLASAGFDHAAVREALDREFEHSLSMIGVSPGAYDLPRPSHVPRQPKLGASARLALERSFASARKKDLGSAHLLLGILQAHIGTVPRALALAGIDQAELADRVRQTLSARPDAESAKAAGALSESAPDSRAEGYEAIQRLLQQAVTQGGLPGILAEVHDGDRQWFATAGVADTRTGRERSQQDRFRIGSISKTFVATVVLQLAAEGRLSLDDTAEQWLPSVVHGHHHDGSGVNIRMLLNHTSGIFNYTDDQEALNRSETHTPESLVRIAVAHPPTFTPSSGWAYSNTNYVLAGMIVERATGRALAEEITERISRPLGLTGTYLPHGSDPTIHGPHSRHYTKLFQTDPGAPVHDATELDPSMFWAAGGMISTAGDLNRFFGALLGGRILPPDQQHDMFTTVPTRDWISDAAYGLGVSSVRLPCGETVWGMGGALFGSWSYSYGARGGAQMVTANVNGDWANGGWDDPIGIFTDLLQAKFCGRSGT; encoded by the coding sequence ATGAGCGCGTTTGACAAGTACCTGCACGCGGTCATCGTGCGGGCGACGCACGAAGTCCACGAGGACGGGTCGGCGACGATCGACGCGCACCATCTCCTGTTGTCGCTCGCCGCAGATCAGGGGTCCACCGCACAGCGGGTCCTGGCCTCGGCCGGGTTCGATCACGCTGCTGTCCGCGAGGCACTGGACCGAGAGTTCGAGCACAGCCTGAGCATGATTGGTGTGTCTCCGGGCGCCTATGACCTCCCCAGGCCGAGTCACGTTCCCCGGCAGCCCAAGTTGGGGGCGTCCGCCAGACTCGCACTGGAGCGGAGCTTCGCCTCCGCCCGCAAGAAGGATCTGGGGTCAGCGCATCTGCTGCTCGGGATCCTGCAGGCTCACATCGGTACCGTGCCGCGCGCTCTCGCCTTGGCCGGTATCGACCAGGCCGAACTGGCGGACCGCGTACGGCAGACGCTCAGCGCCCGACCGGACGCCGAATCAGCCAAGGCCGCCGGCGCCCTATCCGAGTCCGCGCCGGACTCAAGAGCCGAGGGCTACGAGGCGATTCAGCGATTACTTCAGCAAGCCGTGACTCAAGGCGGCCTTCCCGGCATTCTTGCTGAGGTCCACGACGGCGACCGGCAGTGGTTCGCGACCGCGGGAGTGGCCGACACCCGAACCGGCCGCGAGCGCTCACAGCAGGACCGGTTCCGTATCGGCAGCATCAGCAAGACGTTCGTGGCCACCGTCGTGCTGCAGTTGGCGGCCGAAGGCAGGCTGAGCCTGGATGACACCGCCGAACAGTGGCTGCCCAGCGTGGTCCACGGTCACCACCACGACGGCTCCGGCGTGAACATCCGGATGCTGCTCAACCACACCAGCGGGATCTTCAACTACACCGATGATCAGGAAGCGCTGAACCGTTCCGAGACACACACCCCCGAGTCACTGGTGCGGATCGCCGTAGCCCATCCGCCCACCTTCACACCGAGTTCGGGCTGGGCGTACTCCAACACCAACTACGTCCTCGCAGGCATGATCGTCGAACGGGCCACCGGCCGCGCGCTTGCCGAGGAGATCACAGAACGGATCTCCCGCCCACTCGGCCTGACGGGCACCTACCTGCCGCACGGCAGCGACCCGACGATCCACGGGCCACACTCCCGGCACTACACAAAGCTGTTCCAGACCGACCCCGGCGCGCCGGTCCACGACGCGACCGAGCTCGATCCATCCATGTTCTGGGCAGCCGGCGGCATGATCTCCACCGCCGGGGACCTCAACCGGTTCTTCGGCGCCCTGCTGGGGGGCCGGATACTGCCACCGGACCAGCAACACGACATGTTCACCACCGTGCCCACCCGCGACTGGATCTCCGACGCCGCCTACGGCCTCGGCGTTTCCTCAGTGCGACTGCCCTGCGGGGAAACGGTCTGGGGCATGGGGGGTGCGCTCTTCGGATCGTGGTCCTACAGCTATGGCGCTCGCGGTGGCGCACAGATGGTCACTGCCAACGTCAACGGCGACTGGGCCAATGGCGGTTGGGACGACCCCATCGGTATCTTCACCGATCTGCTCCAGGCGAAGTTCTGCGGCCGGAGCGGTACCTGA
- a CDS encoding M15 family metallopeptidase, which translates to MPRLAVALRALALPVAALLAVAPSAPAQGKPEPKAPKEFVALGDVDPTILQEIRYFTPHNFTGDPVDGYRRPMCLLTRPAAEGLHRAQRQLLRRGYTLKVYDCYRPQRAVNDFVEWAKDLSDQRMKGEFYPEVDKTRLFEDGYIAEKSGHSRGSTMDLTIVRLPALPTRPYVPGEKLMPCYAAKKDRFPDNSVDMGTGYDCFDTLSHTLDPRIKGAQRANRLLLKGTLEKLGFVNLAEEWWHYTYKPELFPDTYFDFPVSRRSLTG; encoded by the coding sequence ATGCCAAGACTCGCCGTCGCGCTGCGTGCGCTCGCTCTGCCCGTTGCCGCTCTGCTGGCCGTCGCTCCGTCCGCTCCGGCGCAGGGGAAGCCGGAGCCAAAGGCTCCTAAGGAGTTTGTGGCCCTCGGTGACGTCGATCCGACGATCCTGCAGGAGATCCGCTACTTCACGCCGCACAACTTCACCGGCGATCCGGTGGATGGCTACCGCCGGCCGATGTGCCTCCTGACCCGCCCGGCCGCCGAGGGACTGCACCGGGCGCAGCGGCAACTCCTGCGGCGTGGCTATACGTTGAAGGTGTACGACTGCTATCGGCCGCAGCGTGCGGTGAACGACTTCGTCGAGTGGGCCAAGGACCTGAGCGATCAGCGGATGAAGGGCGAGTTCTATCCGGAGGTCGACAAGACCCGGCTGTTCGAGGACGGCTATATCGCGGAGAAGTCGGGGCACAGCCGGGGCAGCACCATGGATCTGACGATCGTGCGGCTGCCCGCGCTGCCCACCCGGCCCTATGTGCCGGGCGAGAAGCTGATGCCGTGCTACGCGGCCAAGAAGGACCGCTTCCCGGACAACTCGGTGGACATGGGGACCGGATACGACTGTTTCGACACGCTCTCGCACACGCTCGATCCGCGGATCAAGGGCGCGCAGCGGGCCAACCGGCTGCTGCTCAAGGGGACGTTGGAGAAGCTCGGTTTCGTCAATCTGGCCGAGGAGTGGTGGCACTACACATACAAGCCGGAGCTGTTCCCGGACACCTACTTCGACTTTCCGGTCTCGCGGCGCTCGCTGACCGGCTGA
- a CDS encoding ABC transporter permease encodes MRISRTARVALGCLTAAGLAIVYVPLLLVLLNSVNTDRSFGWPPSGLTGRWWRAALHSEGARQALLTSLKAGFAATAIALVLGTLAAYAVHRHRFFGRRTVSFLLVLPIALPGIVSGIALNAAFRTVLDPIGIGFGLFTVVVGHATFCVVIVFNNIGARLRRIAPSLAEASADLGARPWQTFRYVTFPAMRSALFAGGLLAFALSFDEIVVTTFTAGPGTRTLPIWIYENLARPHQAPVVNVVAALLILASVVPVYIAQRLSSDTAGGRL; translated from the coding sequence ATGCGCATCTCGCGCACCGCCCGCGTGGCCCTCGGCTGTCTCACCGCGGCCGGCCTCGCGATCGTCTACGTCCCGCTGCTGCTGGTACTGCTCAACTCCGTCAACACCGACCGCTCCTTCGGCTGGCCGCCCAGCGGCCTCACCGGCCGCTGGTGGCGGGCCGCCCTGCACAGCGAGGGCGCCCGCCAGGCCCTGCTCACCTCGCTCAAGGCCGGTTTCGCCGCCACCGCGATCGCCCTGGTGCTCGGCACCCTGGCCGCGTACGCCGTCCACCGCCACCGCTTCTTCGGACGGCGGACCGTGTCCTTCCTGCTCGTCCTGCCGATCGCACTGCCCGGCATCGTCAGCGGCATCGCCCTCAACGCCGCCTTCCGCACCGTCCTCGACCCGATCGGCATCGGCTTCGGCCTGTTCACGGTGGTTGTCGGGCACGCCACCTTCTGCGTCGTCATCGTCTTCAACAACATCGGCGCCCGGCTGCGCCGTATCGCGCCCTCCCTGGCCGAGGCGTCCGCGGACCTCGGGGCGCGCCCCTGGCAGACCTTCCGGTACGTCACCTTCCCCGCCATGCGCTCGGCGCTCTTCGCGGGCGGGCTGCTGGCCTTCGCGCTCTCCTTCGACGAGATCGTCGTCACGACGTTCACCGCCGGGCCCGGTACCCGCACCCTGCCCATCTGGATCTACGAGAACCTGGCCCGCCCCCACCAGGCCCCCGTCGTCAACGTCGTCGCCGCGCTCCTCATCCTGGCGTCCGTGGTACCCGTGTACATCGCCCAGCGGCTGTCCTCGGACACCGCGGGGGGACGGCTGTGA
- a CDS encoding ABC transporter permease, protein MPAAPTPGSRLRLTALLAPPLLWLTLAYLGSLAILLLSAFWATDSFTSDVVHTWNTDNFHELLTTPVYRTIALRTLSIAAAVTVVDALLALPMAFFMARVAGRRWRRPLLVAVLTPLWAGYLVKAYAWRVMLGENGVVGAALAPFGLHGPGYGTTAVVIVLAYLWLPYMILPVYAALERLPERMLEASADLGAGAWRTLRSVVLPAVRPAVLAGSVFTFSLSLGDYLTVQIVGGKTQLLGNVIASQVTLDLPMAAALSAVPVVLIVCYLAAVRRAGALDSL, encoded by the coding sequence ATGCCCGCCGCGCCCACCCCAGGCTCGCGGCTGCGGCTGACCGCGCTCCTCGCCCCGCCCCTGCTCTGGCTGACCCTGGCCTATCTGGGCTCGCTCGCCATCCTGCTGCTGTCGGCCTTCTGGGCCACCGACTCCTTCACCTCCGATGTCGTCCACACCTGGAACACCGACAACTTCCATGAGCTGCTGACCACCCCCGTCTACCGCACCATCGCCCTGCGCACCCTGTCCATCGCGGCCGCCGTCACCGTCGTCGACGCGCTCCTCGCCCTGCCCATGGCCTTCTTCATGGCGCGGGTGGCGGGCCGACGCTGGCGGCGGCCGCTGCTGGTCGCCGTCCTCACCCCGCTGTGGGCCGGCTATCTGGTCAAGGCGTACGCCTGGCGAGTCATGCTCGGCGAGAACGGCGTGGTGGGCGCCGCCCTTGCCCCGTTCGGGCTGCACGGGCCCGGCTACGGCACCACCGCCGTCGTCATCGTGCTCGCCTACCTCTGGCTGCCCTACATGATCCTGCCGGTGTACGCGGCCCTCGAACGGCTCCCCGAGCGGATGCTGGAAGCCTCCGCCGACCTCGGCGCCGGCGCCTGGCGCACCCTGCGCTCCGTCGTCCTGCCCGCCGTACGCCCCGCCGTGCTCGCCGGATCGGTCTTCACCTTCTCGCTCAGCCTGGGCGATTACCTCACCGTGCAGATCGTCGGCGGCAAGACCCAGTTGCTGGGCAACGTCATCGCCTCGCAGGTCACGCTGGACCTGCCGATGGCCGCCGCGCTCTCCGCCGTACCCGTGGTCCTCATCGTCTGCTATCTGGCCGCCGTACGCCGCGCGGGTGCCCTCGACTCGCTTTAG
- a CDS encoding ABC transporter substrate-binding protein — translation MRKRKMSAWRSAAAICALLLTAAGCGSGNDDDKGGHAPDKLGKGEGKVNIIAWAGYAEDGSSDPKVDWVHPFEKKTGCQVNTKTAGTSDEMVSLMKTGQYDTVSASGDATLRLIASGDAAPVNTKLVPNYKDIFPALKQQPFNSKDGRMYGIPHGRGANLLMYRTDKVTSAPDSWRAVFDDAARYDGHVTAYDSPIYIADAALYLMRAKPSLGIKNPYALDQKQLDAAVALLKKQHQAVGEYWSDYQKEITAFKGGDSVIGTTWQVIANLTKAEKAPVKAVLPKEGATGWSDTWMVSAKAEHPNCAYKWLDWIVSPKVNAQVAEYFGEAPSNRKACAETAAPDHCAIFHAEDEKYFQRVHFWTTPIKQCLDGRKDADCTDYAQWTRAWTEVKG, via the coding sequence ATGCGGAAACGGAAGATGTCTGCGTGGAGGTCCGCGGCCGCCATCTGCGCGCTGCTGCTGACCGCCGCCGGATGCGGTTCCGGAAACGACGACGACAAGGGCGGCCACGCACCCGACAAGCTCGGTAAGGGCGAAGGCAAGGTCAACATCATCGCCTGGGCCGGCTACGCCGAGGACGGCTCCAGCGACCCCAAGGTCGACTGGGTCCACCCGTTCGAGAAGAAGACCGGCTGCCAGGTGAACACCAAGACGGCCGGCACCTCCGACGAGATGGTCTCGCTGATGAAGACCGGGCAGTACGACACGGTCTCCGCCTCCGGCGACGCCACTCTCCGCCTCATCGCCTCCGGCGACGCGGCCCCCGTCAACACCAAGCTGGTCCCGAACTACAAGGACATCTTCCCGGCCCTCAAACAGCAGCCGTTCAACTCCAAGGACGGCCGGATGTACGGCATTCCGCACGGCCGGGGCGCCAACCTCCTCATGTACCGCACCGACAAGGTCACCTCCGCGCCCGACTCCTGGCGCGCCGTCTTCGACGACGCCGCGCGGTACGACGGCCATGTCACCGCCTACGACTCGCCCATCTACATCGCCGACGCCGCGCTCTATCTGATGCGCGCCAAGCCCTCGCTCGGCATCAAGAACCCCTACGCGCTCGATCAGAAGCAACTCGACGCCGCCGTCGCCCTGCTGAAGAAGCAGCACCAGGCGGTGGGGGAGTACTGGAGCGACTACCAGAAGGAGATCACCGCCTTCAAGGGCGGCGACAGCGTCATCGGCACCACCTGGCAGGTCATCGCCAACCTCACCAAGGCCGAGAAGGCCCCGGTCAAGGCGGTGCTCCCGAAGGAGGGCGCCACCGGCTGGTCCGACACCTGGATGGTCTCCGCCAAGGCCGAGCACCCCAACTGCGCCTACAAGTGGCTCGACTGGATCGTCTCGCCCAAGGTCAACGCCCAGGTCGCCGAGTACTTCGGCGAGGCTCCGTCCAACCGTAAGGCGTGCGCCGAGACCGCCGCCCCCGACCACTGCGCGATCTTCCACGCGGAGGACGAGAAGTACTTCCAGCGCGTCCACTTCTGGACCACGCCCATCAAACAGTGCCTTGACGGCCGTAAGGACGCCGACTGCACCGACTACGCCCAGTGGACCAGGGCCTGGACGGAGGTCAAGGGCTGA
- a CDS encoding ABC transporter ATP-binding protein: MAETQTQTQARATTRTGTAVRLEAVTKDFGTVRAVDAVDLTVHEGEFFTLLGPSGSGKTTLLRLVAGFEQPTGGRIELAGDDVTATPPNRRDVHTVFQDYALFPQMSVEQNVAYALTVRGVRKAERLARAREALTTVRLDGFASRRSAELSGGQRQRVALARALVDRPAVLLLDEPLGALDLALRQEMQTELKELQRTTGITFLLVTHDQDEALTMSDRIAVVRDGRIEQTGPPVEVYERPATAFVAGFVGTTNLLRGEAAVRVVGRPGTYSIRPERILLTDPAEPSARQSAAASPQPSAEACAAASADGRRTVTGRITDIVHAGAHTRFTIVLPHGDRLTVLRQNLTGLPDSARPDGEIGLSWDERDAFPVPS; encoded by the coding sequence GTGGCGGAGACGCAGACGCAGACGCAGGCCCGGGCCACGACGCGGACCGGCACGGCCGTCCGGCTCGAGGCCGTCACCAAGGACTTCGGGACGGTGCGCGCGGTGGACGCCGTCGACCTGACCGTCCATGAGGGCGAGTTCTTCACCCTGCTCGGCCCCTCCGGCTCGGGGAAGACCACTCTGCTGCGCCTGGTCGCGGGGTTCGAACAGCCCACCGGCGGCCGTATCGAACTCGCCGGAGACGACGTCACCGCGACCCCGCCCAACCGCCGCGATGTGCACACCGTCTTCCAGGACTACGCGCTCTTCCCGCAGATGAGCGTCGAGCAGAACGTGGCCTACGCCCTGACCGTGCGCGGCGTCCGCAAGGCCGAGCGGCTCGCCCGCGCCCGCGAGGCGCTGACCACCGTACGGCTGGACGGCTTCGCCTCCCGCCGCTCCGCCGAGCTCTCCGGCGGCCAGCGCCAGCGCGTGGCCCTCGCCCGCGCCCTCGTCGACCGGCCCGCCGTGCTGCTGCTCGACGAACCGCTCGGCGCGCTCGACCTGGCGCTCCGGCAGGAGATGCAGACCGAGCTGAAGGAGCTGCAGCGCACCACCGGCATCACCTTCCTCCTGGTCACCCATGACCAGGACGAGGCGCTGACCATGAGCGACCGCATCGCCGTGGTCCGCGACGGCCGCATCGAACAGACCGGTCCGCCGGTCGAGGTGTACGAACGCCCCGCCACCGCCTTCGTCGCGGGCTTCGTCGGCACCACCAATCTGCTGCGCGGCGAGGCCGCGGTCCGCGTGGTGGGCCGCCCCGGTACCTACTCCATCCGGCCCGAGCGGATCCTGCTCACCGACCCCGCCGAACCCTCCGCCCGGCAGTCCGCCGCAGCGTCCCCCCAGCCGTCCGCCGAAGCCTGCGCCGCAGCGTCCGCCGACGGCCGGCGGACCGTCACGGGGCGCATCACCGATATCGTGCACGCCGGGGCGCACACCCGCTTCACCATCGTGCTTCCGCACGGCGACCGGCTCACCGTGCTCCGCCAGAACCTCACCGGACTCCCCGATTCCGCCCGCCCGGACGGCGAGATCGGGCTCTCCTGGGACGAACGGGACGCCTTCCCCGTACCGAGTTGA